In Paeniglutamicibacter kerguelensis, one genomic interval encodes:
- a CDS encoding adenosine deaminase: MIHIAYDPSFDFRALPKVSLHDHLDGGLRPQTIIELAAEVGHELPSTNAEELGAWFRASADSGSLERYLETFDHTIAVMQTKAALTRVAREFVEDLVEDGVVYGEVRWAPEQHQREGLSLDDVVEAVQRGLQDASEELTEAGTPIQVGQIITAMRHADRGVEIAELALRHRSRGVVGFDIAGAEDGFPPSRMKEAFDLLAENFFPTTVHAGEAAGLDSIKDALITGRAQRLGHGVRIAEDIEIQFGGVDDDGEEVGEDTGLVALGPVANWVRDRGIALEICPSSNLQTGATAEFGEGIESHPVDLLVQTGFNVTISPDNRLMSGTTLSDEFELLVEAFDYDLEDLLDLTLNAAEASFLPLEEREVLVEFINETYEAMADEDDDEEYDDEDDEEYDEDDED; encoded by the coding sequence CTCCACGACCACCTCGATGGGGGATTGCGCCCGCAGACCATCATCGAGTTGGCCGCGGAGGTGGGACACGAACTTCCTTCCACCAATGCCGAGGAACTTGGCGCCTGGTTCCGCGCCTCCGCGGACTCCGGTTCGCTTGAGCGCTACCTCGAAACGTTCGACCACACCATCGCCGTGATGCAGACCAAGGCCGCGCTCACCCGCGTGGCCCGCGAATTCGTCGAGGACCTCGTCGAGGACGGCGTGGTCTACGGCGAGGTGCGCTGGGCGCCTGAGCAGCACCAGCGCGAGGGCCTCAGCCTTGACGATGTCGTCGAGGCGGTCCAGCGCGGGCTTCAGGACGCCAGCGAGGAACTGACCGAAGCCGGGACCCCGATCCAGGTCGGCCAGATCATCACCGCCATGCGCCACGCTGACCGCGGCGTGGAAATCGCCGAGCTTGCCCTGCGCCACCGTTCGCGCGGCGTCGTCGGCTTCGACATCGCCGGCGCAGAGGACGGTTTCCCGCCCTCGCGCATGAAGGAGGCCTTCGACCTGCTGGCCGAGAACTTCTTCCCGACCACCGTGCACGCCGGCGAAGCCGCGGGCCTGGATTCCATCAAGGACGCGTTGATCACCGGCCGTGCGCAGCGACTGGGACACGGCGTGCGCATCGCCGAGGACATCGAGATCCAGTTCGGCGGCGTCGATGACGACGGCGAAGAGGTCGGCGAGGACACCGGCCTGGTGGCCCTGGGCCCCGTGGCCAACTGGGTCCGCGACCGCGGCATCGCTCTGGAAATCTGCCCGTCCTCCAACCTGCAGACCGGTGCTACCGCCGAATTCGGCGAGGGCATCGAATCCCACCCGGTGGACCTGCTGGTGCAGACGGGCTTCAACGTCACCATCTCCCCGGACAACCGGCTGATGAGCGGAACCACGCTTTCGGACGAGTTCGAACTGCTGGTCGAGGCCTTCGACTACGACCTCGAGGACCTGCTGGACCTCACGCTCAACGCGGCCGAGGCCTCCTTCCTGCCGCTCGAAGAGCGCGAGGTCCTCGTCGAATTCATCAACGAAACCTACGAGGCCATGGCCGACGAGGACGATGACGAAGAGTACGACGACGAAGACGACGAGGAATACGACGAAGACGACGAGGACTAG
- a CDS encoding MazG nucleotide pyrophosphohydrolase domain-containing protein: MSEQVDRLVEIMSLLRAHCAWTAELTHESLVHFLLEESYELTHAIESGADDAALAEELGDILLQVALHAAIGAERGSFDLDSIAAGLSAKMVRRNTHIFNADGSLKDAFPESIEEIIESWDRAKRAEKPQNESAVAGLPTNLPALLYAQKFTSRTQRHAALDTVAGEQPQPSVHPGNPLENGDLDDEQKLGEHLLSLCELAQARGLDAERALRTVVQQRVARTEPGTRDTTS, from the coding sequence GTGAGTGAGCAGGTCGACCGGCTCGTCGAAATCATGTCGCTGCTGCGCGCCCACTGCGCCTGGACAGCGGAACTCACCCACGAATCCCTGGTGCACTTCCTGCTCGAGGAATCCTACGAGCTCACCCACGCCATAGAATCGGGTGCCGACGATGCAGCCCTGGCCGAGGAACTCGGCGACATCCTGCTCCAGGTCGCCCTGCATGCGGCCATCGGCGCCGAACGCGGATCTTTCGACCTCGACTCGATCGCTGCGGGGCTCAGCGCCAAGATGGTCCGCCGCAACACCCACATCTTCAACGCCGACGGCAGCCTGAAAGACGCGTTCCCGGAGTCCATCGAGGAGATCATCGAATCCTGGGACCGGGCCAAGCGCGCGGAGAAGCCGCAGAACGAGTCGGCGGTCGCGGGCCTTCCCACGAATCTCCCGGCCCTGCTCTACGCCCAGAAATTCACCTCCCGCACCCAACGCCATGCCGCGTTGGACACCGTCGCGGGGGAGCAACCACAGCCTTCTGTCCACCCCGGGAACCCGTTGGAAAACGGGGACCTGGATGATGAACAGAAATTGGGGGAGCACCTGCTTTCCCTCTGCGAACTGGCCCAAGCGCGCGGGCTCGATGCCGAACGAGCCCTGCGCACCGTGGTGCAACAACGCGTTGCCCGCACGGAACCCGGAACGCGCGACACAACTTCGTGA
- the eno gene encoding phosphopyruvate hydratase, whose translation MALIDAIHAREILDSRGNPTVEVEVLLSDGSMGRAAVPSGASTGAFEAAERRDEDPNRYQGKGVLGAVAAVIEDIAEVVEGMDAADQRAIDTVMMDLDGTSNKSKLGANAILGVSLAVANAAAESSNLPLYKYLGGPNAHVLPVPLMNILNGGSHADSDVDIQEFMIAPLGASTFSEGLRWGVEVYHNLKSVLKEKGLSTGLGDEGGFAPNLPSNRAALELIIEAITRAGYTPGEDIALALDVASSEFFENGTYQFEGKSVTAQEMSDYYAQLVADFPMVSIEDPLDEDDWEGWKTLTDAIGDKVQLVGDDLFVTNPERLARGIETRTANSLLVKVNQIGSLTETLDAISMAQRAGYTTITSHRSGETEDTTIADICVATNAGQIKTGAPARSERVAKYNQLLRIEEELGDAAVYAGVGAFPRFGA comes from the coding sequence ATGGCCTTGATCGATGCCATTCACGCCCGCGAAATCCTCGACTCACGAGGAAACCCCACCGTCGAGGTTGAGGTTCTCCTCTCCGATGGTTCGATGGGTCGCGCCGCGGTTCCGTCCGGCGCCTCCACCGGTGCCTTCGAAGCCGCCGAGCGCCGCGACGAAGACCCGAATCGCTACCAGGGCAAGGGCGTCCTGGGCGCCGTTGCAGCAGTCATCGAGGACATCGCAGAGGTCGTCGAGGGCATGGATGCCGCCGACCAGCGCGCCATCGACACCGTCATGATGGACCTGGACGGCACGTCCAACAAGTCCAAGCTTGGCGCCAACGCCATCCTTGGCGTATCGCTGGCAGTGGCAAACGCCGCGGCAGAGTCCTCGAACCTGCCGCTGTACAAGTACCTGGGCGGCCCGAACGCCCACGTGCTGCCGGTTCCGCTGATGAACATCCTCAACGGCGGTTCGCACGCCGACTCGGATGTCGACATCCAGGAATTCATGATCGCACCGCTCGGCGCGTCGACCTTCTCCGAGGGCCTTCGCTGGGGTGTCGAGGTCTACCACAACCTCAAGTCCGTGCTGAAGGAAAAGGGCCTGTCCACCGGCCTGGGCGACGAGGGCGGCTTCGCCCCGAACCTGCCGTCCAACCGTGCGGCCCTTGAGCTGATCATCGAGGCCATCACCCGCGCCGGCTACACCCCGGGCGAGGACATTGCCTTGGCCCTGGATGTTGCTTCCTCGGAATTCTTCGAGAACGGCACCTACCAGTTCGAGGGCAAGTCGGTCACCGCCCAGGAAATGAGCGATTACTACGCTCAGCTGGTTGCAGACTTCCCGATGGTTTCCATCGAGGACCCGCTGGACGAGGACGACTGGGAAGGCTGGAAGACCCTGACCGACGCCATCGGCGACAAAGTCCAGCTCGTGGGTGACGACCTGTTCGTCACCAACCCGGAGCGCCTGGCCCGCGGCATCGAAACCCGCACCGCCAACTCGCTGCTGGTCAAGGTGAACCAGATCGGTTCGCTGACCGAAACCCTGGACGCCATCTCGATGGCCCAGCGTGCCGGTTACACCACCATCACCTCGCACCGCTCGGGCGAGACCGAAGACACCACGATCGCCGACATCTGCGTTGCCACCAACGCAGGTCAGATCAAGACCGGTGCCCCGGCCCGCTCCGAGCGCGTTGCCAAGTACAACCAGCTGCTGCGCATCGAAGAAGAACTCGGCGATGCGGCCGTTTACGCCGGCGTCGGCGCATTCCCGCGTTTCGGTGCGTAA
- a CDS encoding FtsB family cell division protein, with amino-acid sequence MATRRPPMPRAGSSSEDPRRATPDPGAAPSPASQAAGTPGRRAATGTPSSKAAPVRPRTTREPDRPPVQRRAAPQPPTAKVIPLGRINDAAPVAPPAPKTKAKPKGDHAAARPARAARGEKPPADKTNKSERRKSIDSQRRIEDRNLLSGAVRKDEKAAKKQPKKAPEGPVKPIPARSFSGRILALSISLSVFAMLLVPSIGTYARQRDEITALESVIAAKQVEQEGLKDQIARWDDPLYIKQQARDRINLVMPGERNYMVVGRKPTDAPPVEENHSPNEIRTDLPWVDALFDSVQRAATD; translated from the coding sequence ATGGCCACGCGACGTCCTCCCATGCCACGGGCCGGATCCTCGTCCGAGGACCCTCGCCGTGCGACACCCGACCCGGGGGCTGCCCCAAGCCCGGCATCGCAGGCGGCCGGGACCCCGGGCCGCCGGGCTGCGACGGGAACCCCTTCATCCAAGGCCGCGCCCGTGCGCCCGCGAACCACGCGTGAGCCCGACAGGCCGCCGGTGCAACGGCGCGCTGCCCCGCAACCTCCAACCGCCAAGGTGATCCCGCTGGGCCGCATCAACGACGCGGCACCCGTTGCCCCGCCGGCCCCGAAAACCAAGGCCAAGCCCAAGGGCGACCACGCAGCGGCAAGGCCGGCCAGGGCCGCCAGGGGCGAGAAGCCTCCCGCGGACAAGACGAACAAGAGCGAGCGACGCAAATCGATCGACTCCCAGCGGAGGATCGAAGACCGCAACCTGCTCTCCGGTGCGGTGCGCAAGGACGAAAAGGCCGCAAAAAAACAGCCCAAGAAGGCTCCCGAGGGCCCGGTCAAGCCGATCCCGGCGCGCAGCTTCTCCGGACGCATCCTGGCGTTGAGCATTTCGCTCTCCGTCTTCGCCATGCTTTTGGTCCCCAGCATCGGCACCTATGCTCGTCAGCGCGATGAAATCACGGCCCTGGAGTCCGTGATTGCGGCCAAGCAGGTCGAGCAGGAGGGCCTCAAGGACCAGATCGCCCGGTGGGATGATCCGCTGTATATCAAACAGCAGGCAAGAGACCGGATAAACTTGGTCATGCCCGGCGAGAGAAACTACATGGTTGTTGGCCGCAAACCAACAGATGCCCCGCCGGTGGAAGAAAACCACAGCCCCAACGAGATTCGTACGGATCTGCCGTGGGTCGACGCGCTATTCGACTCGGTCCAGCGCGCCGCCACGGATTGA
- a CDS encoding DUF501 domain-containing protein, whose product MDAENPNHEALDAAARVPSEQDLDTLSRQLNRPVRDVVEIGARCVCGNPLVATTAPRLSSGIPFPTTYYLTHPVITSAVSRLEAAGLMIEMNAELGEDADLARAYELAHQHYLAVRDAIGERSGTGPVPEIAGISAGGMPTRVKCLHVLVGHSLAAGPGINPLGDRALEGIGEWWTKDKCYCTGAWDTEGPAPSQDRSRHVKTQSVDPAIKQAERAAARAAREAAAATESETGK is encoded by the coding sequence GTGGACGCCGAAAACCCAAATCACGAAGCACTTGATGCCGCTGCACGCGTTCCCAGCGAGCAAGACCTGGACACGCTCTCGCGCCAGCTGAACCGCCCGGTGCGCGACGTGGTGGAAATCGGCGCCCGCTGCGTGTGCGGCAACCCGCTGGTGGCAACCACCGCGCCGCGGCTGTCCTCGGGCATCCCGTTCCCCACCACCTACTACCTCACGCACCCGGTGATCACCTCGGCAGTGTCCCGCCTCGAGGCGGCCGGCCTGATGATCGAGATGAACGCCGAGCTCGGCGAAGACGCGGACCTGGCACGGGCCTACGAGCTGGCCCACCAGCACTACCTGGCCGTGCGCGACGCCATCGGCGAACGCTCCGGCACCGGCCCGGTTCCGGAAATCGCAGGCATCTCCGCCGGCGGCATGCCCACCCGCGTGAAGTGCCTTCACGTGTTGGTCGGCCACTCGCTGGCGGCCGGCCCCGGCATCAACCCGCTCGGCGACCGAGCGCTGGAAGGCATCGGCGAGTGGTGGACAAAGGACAAGTGCTACTGCACCGGCGCCTGGGACACCGAGGGCCCGGCCCCCAGCCAGGACCGTTCGCGCCACGTGAAGACCCAGTCCGTGGACCCGGCCATCAAGCAGGCCGAGCGCGCAGCGGCCCGCGCGGCCCGCGAGGCCGCGGCTGCCACCGAATCCGAAACCGGGAAGTAG
- a CDS encoding Ppx/GppA phosphatase family protein, with amino-acid sequence MARVAAIDCGTNSIRLLIADIEQGPTGPVLADVLRQMRVVRLGQGVDATGVFAPEALERTFLAIDEYAAMIKEHGASKVRFVATSATRDAKNRGEFIDAVKERLGVEPEVVAGDEEAALSFTGAISVAPPAPGTNVLVVDLGGGSTEFVLGGADGPQSALSMDMGCVRLTERFWGQEQPTAAQIAAARAEVNGVLDEASRSIDFSAVDRIIGVAGTITTLTASALGLRAYDSAAIHGTELGIEKLLESVESMLSADRGTRASLGYMHPGRVDVIAAGALVYGCILERVRVATNGAIETATASEHDILDGIALGLSG; translated from the coding sequence ATGGCACGCGTTGCAGCAATCGACTGCGGAACCAATTCCATCCGACTGCTCATCGCAGACATCGAGCAGGGCCCCACGGGTCCGGTGCTGGCCGATGTGCTGCGCCAGATGCGTGTGGTGCGCCTGGGCCAGGGCGTTGACGCCACAGGTGTGTTTGCGCCCGAGGCCCTGGAACGCACCTTCCTGGCGATCGACGAGTATGCGGCAATGATCAAGGAGCACGGCGCCTCCAAGGTCCGCTTTGTCGCGACCTCCGCCACGCGCGATGCCAAGAACCGCGGCGAATTCATCGACGCGGTGAAGGAGCGCCTCGGCGTGGAACCCGAGGTCGTGGCCGGGGACGAGGAAGCCGCGCTGTCCTTCACCGGCGCCATCTCGGTGGCGCCCCCGGCCCCGGGAACCAACGTCCTGGTGGTGGACCTCGGCGGGGGATCCACCGAATTCGTGCTCGGGGGAGCGGACGGCCCGCAGTCCGCACTGAGCATGGACATGGGGTGCGTGCGGCTCACCGAACGCTTCTGGGGCCAGGAACAGCCCACTGCCGCGCAGATCGCCGCGGCCAGGGCCGAGGTCAACGGGGTGCTCGACGAGGCGTCCCGCAGCATCGACTTCTCCGCGGTGGACCGGATCATCGGCGTGGCGGGGACCATCACCACGCTCACCGCCTCGGCCCTGGGACTGCGGGCCTATGATTCGGCAGCCATCCACGGCACCGAACTCGGCATCGAAAAGCTGCTCGAAAGCGTCGAGTCCATGCTGTCCGCAGACCGTGGAACCCGTGCCTCGCTTGGCTACATGCACCCGGGACGGGTCGATGTCATTGCGGCGGGGGCACTGGTCTATGGATGCATCCTTGAGCGGGTGCGCGTGGCCACGAACGGGGCCATCGAGACGGCCACCGCGTCCGAGCACGATATTCTTGATGGAATTGCCTTGGGCCTCAGCGGATAA
- a CDS encoding S8 family serine peptidase, producing MILSLGLCAAMALFGASSANADGVRDSEWWLESSGITKAWEVSKGQGVKVAVIDTGIDTSHPDLVDVVAGGKDVSGAGAADGSKPLGNLPEHGTLVATLLAGRGNNSVEIDGARAEAEAQQIAYDRAVQSAEAAGETPPEKPEPIEVPAPGPGPDGVVGVAPEAELLSVSLWMGTENPAGTSVEDQVPAAVIWAVDNGARVINMSLGSTRPEWPVSWDRAFKYAEDHDVVVVAAAGNRAGGMNQVGAPATIPGVLTVAGIDREGKASVDSSTEGISIGVAAPAEPLVGGLPDGGYADWSGTSGAAPLVSGVAAMIRAKYPEMKAPQVINRILYTARDAGKPGVDNLYGHGILDAYSALTADVPMVAQNPMNTITEWIRVHRRSAKPSTSPSLDPGVSTETSDIAPIAAPQPQAPLEEGKVLQPVLVLGFGALLLFTIVGGSTHYVRSARTKRRAEAATVGSVASLKLEEPGGERDIFDDLPESGPRH from the coding sequence ATGATTCTCAGCCTAGGCCTCTGCGCGGCCATGGCGCTGTTTGGGGCCTCGAGCGCCAACGCGGATGGCGTACGTGACAGCGAGTGGTGGCTTGAGTCATCGGGCATCACCAAGGCCTGGGAGGTTTCCAAGGGCCAGGGCGTGAAGGTCGCCGTCATCGACACGGGAATCGACACCTCGCACCCGGACCTTGTCGACGTCGTGGCCGGCGGCAAGGACGTCTCCGGCGCAGGCGCCGCCGACGGCTCCAAGCCGCTGGGAAACCTGCCCGAGCACGGCACTCTGGTGGCGACGCTGTTGGCCGGACGGGGAAACAACTCGGTGGAGATCGACGGTGCGCGGGCCGAGGCCGAGGCGCAGCAGATCGCCTACGACCGGGCCGTCCAGAGCGCCGAAGCGGCGGGGGAGACGCCGCCGGAGAAGCCCGAGCCCATCGAGGTCCCCGCCCCCGGGCCCGGACCCGACGGAGTCGTTGGCGTGGCCCCGGAAGCCGAGCTGCTCTCGGTCTCCCTCTGGATGGGAACCGAAAACCCCGCCGGCACCAGCGTCGAGGACCAGGTCCCGGCCGCCGTCATCTGGGCCGTCGACAACGGCGCCCGGGTCATCAACATGTCCCTGGGCTCCACCCGGCCCGAGTGGCCGGTGAGCTGGGACAGGGCATTCAAGTACGCCGAGGACCACGACGTGGTCGTCGTGGCGGCGGCTGGCAACCGAGCCGGCGGCATGAACCAGGTCGGCGCGCCGGCGACGATTCCCGGGGTCCTGACGGTTGCGGGCATCGACCGCGAGGGCAAGGCCAGCGTGGATTCCTCCACCGAGGGCATCAGCATCGGCGTTGCGGCCCCGGCCGAGCCGCTGGTCGGCGGACTGCCCGACGGCGGCTACGCCGACTGGTCGGGCACCTCGGGCGCAGCCCCGCTGGTCTCCGGCGTTGCGGCGATGATCCGTGCGAAGTACCCGGAGATGAAGGCCCCCCAAGTCATCAACCGCATCCTGTACACGGCGCGGGACGCGGGAAAGCCGGGGGTGGACAACCTCTACGGGCACGGCATCCTCGATGCCTACTCGGCGCTGACGGCCGATGTGCCGATGGTGGCGCAGAACCCCATGAACACCATCACCGAATGGATCAGGGTGCACCGCCGCAGCGCGAAGCCGAGCACCTCGCCAAGCCTCGACCCCGGGGTGTCCACGGAAACCTCAGACATCGCCCCGATCGCGGCCCCCCAGCCGCAGGCCCCCCTGGAGGAGGGCAAGGTCCTGCAGCCGGTGTTGGTGCTCGGGTTCGGCGCGCTGTTGCTCTTCACCATCGTTGGCGGCTCCACCCACTACGTGCGTTCCGCGCGGACCAAGCGGCGTGCGGAAGCGGCAACCGTCGGCTCCGTCGCCTCGCTGAAACTGGAAGAGCCCGGAGGGGAACGGGACATCTTCGACGACCTGCCGGAGTCCGGTCCCAGGCACTGA
- a CDS encoding NAD(P)/FAD-dependent oxidoreductase yields the protein MPITEQLSDRPRILVVGGGYVGLYVAMKLQKKVKDHGGIVTVVDPLPYMTYQPFLPEVAGGQIEPRHAVVSHRQHLKHAELINGRVSAIDHKNNKAVIVPVAGEPFEIEYRDVVMAAGAITRTFPIPGLADTGIGLKTIEEAVALRNKILERIESASLMTDAAERKRALTFVVIGGGFAGIETIAEIEDMARHAAKLNGRIEKGELRFVVVEAMGRIMPEVTEEQAVWVVDHLRSRGIEVMLNTSLANAEGGVMQLINMADKSPAETFETDTLIWTAGVMANPMVRSTDFPIEARGRVMTGTDLRITGEDGVAIEGAWAAGDVSAVPDVTGGLPDGTCVPNAQHAVRQAKLLAKNLYAARYGVGQVKNYKHKNLGAVAGFGAHKGVAKVMGIKLKGFPAWLAHRGYHGMAMPTFERKFRVVGGWFTSLLFQRDTLQLNNLENPRAAFVEAATPKPRV from the coding sequence ATGCCTATCACTGAACAACTTTCCGATCGCCCGCGCATTCTTGTAGTCGGCGGCGGCTATGTCGGACTCTACGTCGCGATGAAACTGCAGAAGAAGGTCAAGGACCACGGCGGCATCGTCACCGTCGTCGACCCGCTTCCGTACATGACCTACCAGCCCTTCCTTCCCGAGGTTGCCGGCGGCCAGATCGAACCGCGCCACGCCGTGGTTTCGCACCGCCAACACCTCAAGCACGCCGAACTGATCAATGGCCGCGTCTCGGCCATCGACCACAAGAACAACAAGGCCGTCATCGTGCCGGTTGCTGGCGAGCCGTTCGAGATCGAATACCGCGACGTCGTCATGGCCGCCGGTGCCATCACCCGCACCTTCCCGATCCCGGGCCTGGCCGACACCGGCATCGGCCTGAAGACGATCGAAGAAGCCGTTGCCCTGCGCAACAAGATCCTTGAGCGCATCGAATCCGCCTCGCTGATGACCGACGCCGCCGAGCGCAAGCGCGCGCTGACCTTCGTTGTCATCGGTGGCGGCTTTGCCGGTATCGAAACCATCGCCGAGATCGAGGACATGGCCCGCCACGCGGCCAAGCTCAACGGCCGCATCGAAAAGGGCGAACTGCGCTTTGTCGTCGTCGAGGCCATGGGCCGCATCATGCCCGAGGTCACCGAAGAGCAGGCAGTGTGGGTCGTCGACCACCTGCGCAGCCGCGGCATCGAGGTCATGCTCAACACCTCGCTGGCCAACGCCGAGGGCGGTGTCATGCAGCTGATCAACATGGCCGACAAGTCCCCGGCCGAGACCTTCGAAACCGACACCCTGATCTGGACCGCAGGCGTCATGGCCAACCCGATGGTCCGCTCCACCGATTTCCCGATCGAAGCCCGCGGACGTGTCATGACCGGCACCGACCTGCGCATCACCGGCGAAGACGGCGTTGCCATCGAGGGCGCCTGGGCAGCCGGCGACGTTTCGGCGGTGCCCGATGTGACCGGAGGCCTGCCGGACGGCACCTGCGTGCCCAACGCACAGCACGCCGTGCGCCAGGCCAAGTTGCTTGCAAAGAACCTGTACGCCGCCCGCTACGGCGTCGGCCAGGTCAAGAACTACAAGCACAAGAACCTCGGCGCCGTTGCCGGCTTCGGTGCGCACAAGGGTGTCGCCAAGGTCATGGGCATCAAGCTCAAGGGCTTCCCGGCCTGGCTTGCGCACCGCGGCTACCACGGCATGGCCATGCCGACGTTCGAGCGCAAGTTCCGCGTGGTGGGCGGCTGGTTCACCTCGCTGCTCTTCCAGCGCGACACGCTGCAGCTGAACAACCTGGAAAACCCGCGCGCCGCTTTCGTGGAGGCAGCAACCCCGAAGCCGCGCGTCTAA
- a CDS encoding ABC transporter substrate-binding protein → MVARARSRFTRGGRLLAVGAAVALTATACGGGGGSTTSESPGGSGAPAASGDGQLKLGTLLPNTGALSFFGPPMTAGVDLAVKEINAAGGVNGKDVTTISRDSGDTTTNIATQSTTEMLGQGVSAIIGAASSGVTKTVINQITGESTLMMSPANTSPDFSTWDDKGLYWRTAPSDVMQGRILGNVMVADGASSVGMIVLNDAYGTGLAKNIRSAVEGAGGEIVAESMFNEGDSQFSSQVDEIVAANPDAIAILSFDQARSIIPLLVQKGVPASKMYFVDGNLTDYSKDFDKGTLEGAQGTQPGSFAKDDFKARLATVNDKLKDWNYAAESYDAATVIALAATAAKAADGKSIAAQLEAVSRDGEKCTDFASCKKLLDEGKDIDYDGISGPISFDKNGDISEGIMGIYKYDDNNVPQPLREEAGAV, encoded by the coding sequence ATGGTCGCACGTGCACGATCGCGTTTTACTCGAGGAGGCCGTCTACTCGCGGTTGGAGCCGCAGTGGCCTTGACCGCCACCGCATGCGGAGGTGGAGGCGGAAGCACAACCAGTGAATCTCCCGGCGGGTCCGGAGCACCGGCGGCATCGGGGGACGGTCAGCTGAAGCTCGGCACACTGCTGCCCAACACCGGCGCACTGAGCTTCTTCGGGCCGCCGATGACGGCGGGCGTGGATCTGGCAGTCAAGGAGATCAACGCGGCCGGCGGGGTGAACGGGAAAGACGTGACCACCATTAGCCGCGATTCGGGCGACACGACGACGAACATTGCCACCCAATCGACCACCGAAATGTTGGGCCAAGGAGTTTCAGCAATCATCGGCGCAGCCTCCTCCGGCGTGACCAAGACCGTGATCAACCAGATCACCGGCGAGAGCACGCTGATGATGTCGCCGGCCAACACCTCGCCGGACTTCAGCACCTGGGACGACAAGGGGCTGTACTGGCGGACCGCGCCCTCCGACGTCATGCAGGGCCGCATCCTGGGCAACGTCATGGTTGCAGATGGTGCTTCGAGTGTCGGCATGATCGTGCTCAACGACGCCTACGGCACCGGCCTGGCCAAGAACATCCGGTCCGCCGTCGAAGGCGCGGGTGGCGAGATCGTGGCCGAATCAATGTTCAATGAGGGCGACTCGCAATTCTCGTCCCAGGTTGACGAGATCGTGGCGGCTAATCCCGATGCCATTGCCATCTTGAGCTTCGACCAGGCACGCTCCATCATTCCGTTGTTGGTCCAAAAGGGCGTCCCGGCAAGCAAGATGTACTTTGTTGACGGCAACCTCACTGATTACTCAAAGGACTTCGACAAGGGCACCTTGGAGGGCGCGCAGGGTACCCAGCCGGGTTCCTTCGCCAAGGACGACTTCAAGGCGCGCCTGGCGACGGTCAACGACAAGCTCAAGGACTGGAACTACGCCGCTGAGTCCTACGACGCCGCCACCGTGATTGCCTTGGCCGCCACCGCAGCCAAGGCTGCCGACGGGAAATCGATTGCCGCGCAGCTCGAGGCGGTTTCGCGTGACGGAGAAAAGTGCACCGATTTCGCCTCATGCAAAAAGCTGCTCGATGAGGGCAAGGACATCGACTACGACGGCATCTCGGGCCCGATCAGCTTCGACAAGAACGGCGATATCTCCGAGGGCATCATGGGCATCTACAAGTACGACGACAACAACGTTCCACAGCCGCTGCGCGAAGAGGCCGGCGCAGTCTAG
- a CDS encoding ABC transporter ATP-binding protein: MNETAGQAVVTVTDLVAGYIPGVNILNGCNIEARKGELIGIIGPNGAGKSTLLKAMFGLVKVHSGTVVVHGEDLTGLKANKLVARGLGFVPQTNNVFQTLTIEENMQMGLFQRPKDFSERFDFVASLFPELGKRRSQRAGSLSGGERQMVAMGRALMMDPAVLLLDEPSAGLSPVKQDETFLRVHEINRAGVCVIMVEQNARRCLQICDRAYVLDQGRDAHTGSGRELLNDPKVIQLYLGNLAETVEREEADQRRNPEAEA, encoded by the coding sequence ATGAATGAAACAGCCGGCCAGGCCGTCGTGACCGTCACCGATCTGGTGGCCGGATACATCCCCGGGGTCAACATCCTCAACGGCTGCAACATTGAGGCGCGCAAAGGCGAACTTATCGGCATTATCGGACCCAACGGCGCCGGCAAATCCACCCTGCTCAAGGCAATGTTCGGGCTGGTCAAGGTCCATTCGGGAACTGTGGTGGTGCATGGCGAAGACCTCACCGGGCTGAAGGCCAACAAATTGGTGGCCCGCGGCCTGGGCTTCGTGCCGCAAACCAACAACGTCTTCCAGACGCTGACCATCGAGGAAAACATGCAAATGGGGCTCTTCCAACGCCCCAAGGACTTTTCCGAACGCTTTGACTTCGTCGCGTCCCTGTTCCCGGAGCTCGGCAAGCGCAGAAGCCAGCGCGCGGGCTCCCTTTCGGGCGGCGAAAGACAGATGGTGGCCATGGGCCGGGCGCTGATGATGGACCCGGCGGTGTTGCTGCTCGACGAGCCCTCGGCCGGGCTTTCCCCGGTCAAGCAGGACGAGACGTTCCTGCGGGTCCATGAGATCAACCGCGCCGGGGTCTGCGTGATCATGGTCGAGCAAAACGCACGGCGATGCCTCCAGATCTGCGACCGTGCCTACGTCCTGGACCAGGGTCGCGACGCGCACACAGGCAGCGGCAGGGAATTGCTCAACGATCCCAAGGTCATCCAGCTCTACCTCGGCAATCTTGCCGAGACCGTGGAGCGGGAGGAAGCCGACCAGCGCAGGAACCCGGAAGCCGAAGCCTAG